Proteins from a genomic interval of Gordonia sp. SL306:
- the murI gene encoding glutamate racemase: MGDPTAPIGIFDSGVGGLTVARAIIDLLPDEDVIYIGDTANGPYGPLAIPDIRRHALTIGDDLAERGVKAIVIACNTASAACLRDARERYAPIPVVEVILPAVRRAVVATKTGRIGVIGTEATIASRAYQDSFAAARDAEITAVACPRFVDFVERGITSGRQILGLAQGYLEPLQEADVDTVVLGCTHYPLLSGVIQLAMGDQVTLVSSAEETAKDLFRVLTERDHLHPHSDRDAVREFRSTGDPEFFARLSSRFLGPAIGQVQHL; the protein is encoded by the coding sequence CTGGGGGATCCGACGGCCCCCATCGGCATCTTCGACTCCGGCGTGGGCGGATTGACGGTGGCGCGCGCGATCATCGATCTCCTCCCCGACGAGGACGTCATCTACATCGGTGACACCGCCAACGGCCCGTATGGCCCGCTCGCCATCCCCGATATCCGGCGACACGCCCTCACCATCGGCGACGATCTCGCCGAACGAGGCGTGAAAGCAATTGTGATCGCCTGCAATACGGCCTCGGCAGCGTGTCTGCGCGACGCCCGGGAGCGCTATGCGCCGATCCCGGTCGTCGAGGTGATCCTTCCCGCGGTCCGCCGCGCGGTGGTGGCGACCAAGACCGGACGCATCGGGGTGATCGGCACCGAGGCGACCATCGCCTCACGCGCCTACCAGGATTCGTTCGCGGCGGCCCGAGACGCGGAGATCACGGCGGTGGCCTGCCCGCGGTTCGTCGACTTCGTCGAACGGGGCATCACCAGCGGCAGGCAGATCCTCGGTCTCGCGCAGGGCTACCTCGAACCCCTGCAGGAGGCCGACGTCGACACGGTCGTCCTGGGGTGTACGCACTATCCGTTGCTGTCTGGCGTCATCCAGTTGGCGATGGGCGATCAGGTCACCCTGGTGTCCAGTGCGGAGGAGACGGCCAAGGATCTGTTCCGGGTGCTGACGGAGCGCGATCATCTGCACCCGCACTCCGACCGTGACGCCGTCCGGGAGTTCCGGTCCACTGGCGATCCCGAGTTCTTCGCCCGCCTGTCCAGCCGTTTCCTCGGTCCGGCGATCGGTCAGGTACAGCATCTCTGA